In Candidatus Paceibacterota bacterium, a genomic segment contains:
- the rpmE gene encoding 50S ribosomal protein L31, translating to MKKDIHPKYYKDSVTRCACGAVFNIPATKKEMEVEICSKCHPFYTGKSKIVDTAGQVEKFKKRLEKTKDLQKKKR from the coding sequence ATGAAAAAAGACATTCATCCAAAATATTATAAAGACTCTGTAACCCGTTGCGCCTGTGGAGCTGTTTTTAATATTCCCGCAACAAAAAAAGAAATGGAAGTTGAAATCTGCTCAAAATGTCATCCTTTCTACACCGGAAAATCAAAAATTGTTGATACCGCAGGACAGGTAGAGAAATTCAAGAAAAGATTAGAAAAAACAAAAGATCTCCAAAAGAAGAAAAGATGA
- the rpsB gene encoding 30S ribosomal protein S2: MIEKKAKEKKETKSVPKEEEVAVFDKSTKAMFEKGLHFGHSHSKKHPKMEPFIYGMRNNIDIIDLSEAQKCFKKTLDFLKEKKKEKALIFFVGTKVSARKLIKEKAEKLGIPYVIERWLGGTLTNFEVIKKRIDFLKDMEEKRKKGEFEKYTKKERLRIDQQIEKIDKRAGGLRKLNRLPDLLFVIDVKKEKIAIEEAKKKNINVVGICDTDGDPTMVDYFIPANDEGIASLKYILGKIEKVLS; this comes from the coding sequence ATGATTGAAAAAAAAGCAAAAGAAAAAAAAGAAACAAAAAGCGTGCCCAAGGAAGAAGAGGTAGCTGTTTTTGATAAAAGCACAAAAGCAATGTTTGAGAAGGGTTTGCATTTTGGACATTCACATTCAAAAAAACATCCTAAAATGGAGCCATTTATTTACGGAATGAGAAATAACATTGATATTATAGATCTTTCTGAGGCTCAAAAGTGCTTTAAAAAAACGTTAGATTTTCTTAAAGAGAAGAAAAAAGAAAAAGCTCTGATATTTTTTGTCGGCACAAAAGTTTCTGCCAGGAAATTAATTAAGGAAAAAGCAGAAAAACTTGGCATACCTTATGTTATAGAAAGGTGGCTTGGCGGGACCTTAACAAACTTTGAAGTTATTAAAAAAAGAATTGACTTTCTGAAAGATATGGAAGAGAAAAGAAAGAAAGGAGAATTTGAGAAATATACAAAAAAAGAAAGACTAAGGATCGATCAACAAATCGAGAAGATCGATAAAAGGGCAGGCGGTTTAAGGAAATTAAACAGACTGCCAGACCTTTTATTTGTTATAGACGTTAAGAAGGAAAAAATAGCGATAGAAGAAGCAAAAAAGAAAAATATTAACGTTGTTGGTATTTGTGATACCGACGGAGATCCCACAATGGTTGATTATTTTATCCCCGCGAATGATGAGGGTATTGCTTCTTTAAAGTATATTTTGGGAAAGATTGAAAAAGTGCTATCATAA
- the tsf gene encoding translation elongation factor Ts, with the protein MKISIEDVKKLRNETNISVAECKKALEEAKGDFKKALGILKKKGAEILEKKKMRETKEGLVGAYLHQNGKIGSLVKVSCESDFVARNEIFKNFVHEVAMQIAAMDPKDVKELESQLFIKDVKRTIKDLTEEVISKVGENVKIEEFKRIEV; encoded by the coding sequence ATGAAAATATCCATTGAAGATGTAAAGAAACTCCGCAACGAAACTAATATTTCAGTTGCTGAGTGTAAAAAAGCCCTCGAAGAAGCAAAGGGTGATTTTAAAAAGGCCTTGGGAATTCTTAAAAAGAAAGGGGCTGAGATTTTAGAAAAAAAGAAGATGCGAGAGACCAAAGAGGGACTTGTAGGCGCTTATTTACATCAAAACGGAAAAATAGGTTCTTTAGTTAAGGTTTCTTGTGAGAGCGATTTTGTTGCGCGAAATGAAATTTTTAAGAATTTCGTTCATGAAGTTGCTATGCAAATTGCTGCCATGGATCCAAAAGATGTAAAAGAACTCGAATCTCAGTTATTTATTAAAGACGTTAAAAGAACTATTAAGGATTTAACCGAAGAAGTTATTTCAAAAGTTGGAGAGAATGTCAAAATAGAAGAATTTAAAAGGATAGAAGTATAA